In the genome of candidate division WOR-3 bacterium, the window GTATCTGATTACACTCGGAAAGATCGTTCAAATCGCGAAGATTCTGACAAAGAAAAAATTGATAAATAAACCACAAACCCCCGAAGAATTCATCGCGTTGATCGATCAAATCGAAAAAGATTTGAGAAAGAGGAAATAATATGACATCAGAAATAATCGAGATGCATCTCAAACTGCTCTTTGATCTGGACAACCTGCTCGCTGATATGGAAGCTCCGGAATACAAGGAGATAGGTTTCAAGATCGAAGATGAAGAAAGAATTTCGCTCATGAGAAAAAGGAATGATTTACTTAAGAAACTTCCGGCTGAGATCGCCGAAGTTTACGAGCGGCTTAAGAAAAGATACCAGCGGGCGATATCGCCTGTTGAAAACGGATTCTGTTTTGGTTGCTTTCAAAAATTACCCACTGAGCTCCTCACGAGGAAAAAAGAATTCATCACATGTCCGAATTGCGGGAGGATTTTGTACTGGCGGAAAAAATAATCAAAGGGAAATATTTCATCCATGTAATCGTCATACTCTGTCTTTTCCTCGGTCTTTTCGGGATAAAAAACAGCTCCCTTATCGATTGGGACGAAGGGGTATTCAGCCTTCAGGCACAATGGCTGTCAAGCATCGGTGCACAAGGTAAACCATTCAATTTTCAAACGCCTCCCCTTTACCAGACACTCATAGCGGTTCTCTTTAAATGTTTCGGCACAAACGCCCACCTCATTATGTTCCTTTCACTCTTCTTTTCACTTATCACAATCTACACGATATTCTATTTCATCAAAAAACTCTATTCCGAACGTCTGGCTGTATATACGACACTCTTGTTCGTTACGACGGAATATTTTCTCTTCTTCTTCAAATCAGGACTGAGTGAAGCAACATTTCTCTTCTTCTTCACAACAGCCGTATTATCCTTTCTCAACGGTTGCAAAAACCGAAACTCACGTTCTTTTCTGTTGAGCGGCGCAGCCACCACCCTTGCCCTGTACACAAAATATTCCGCCTTCCCTCTGCTGCTCATATTCCTGATAATCGGCTTTCGGCATCGAAAAAGGATCAATGGAAAATGGTTTTTATTGACGATCATCCTTCCTCTTCTGCTCTTTCTTCCTTATCTCTATCTCTTCATCCGGGTGGTCTCAATTTCGGGCATAGGTTCACGCCATGCGACCCTGCTCGGGTTCAACCATACAAAATTTTTGATCTATCTTGCGACCTTTGCCCCTGTACCGCTGTTATTCACTCTCTTATACATAATAATCAGGAATAAAGAGCAGAAAAAAGAATGGGATGTGTTAATCTGCCTCCTGGTCTTCTTTGCAATCCTCGGTTTCTATCATCCTTATTTCAGGCTCGCATATCCCATGGTTCCGTTTCTGGCGCTCCTCTCGGCTCAACTCGTCCTACGGATCAAAGGTGCAGCCAGGACGGCGGTAATCAGCGTCGCCCTGATTCTCTCTTTGATATTAAGTGTCAAGACCATAACCTATAAGAGCAGGATTCCCGAAAGAATCGGAGAACTCGTTGAATTCCACCGCCGGGAAAACAATCTCCACTACATCTATACCATTGTACCGCCGAATATCGACTTTTACATCAATCACCCGATTCTCATTCCGACGGGCCATAACTGGCTGGAAATCGGCGGAAAATTCCCCGTCTTATTGAAAAAGAAGAAAGTGATCCACCCTGATAATAATGAATTGATCAATGAAAAGAAAGTTCTGCTTTTACACGCGACGATCTTTGATTCTTTTAAAGAAAAACATCCTGAGCTCTACCAGCGGGCGGTCCTGCTGGAAACCGTGGAATTCAAAGACGCACCCGTGTATTATAAAGATATTTTTAATCCGCAAAAAGACATCAAACAGATCTATGAACTGTATCTCTTTGATGTCAAAGAGCTCGGTGAGTCGGTTGCTGAACTGTGGAATCTGGGATTCGAGAAAAAAGTTACGGTGATGGCTGCCGAATAAAGACCGTCTCACCTGACCCTGACGACTTTTTGCGTGATATCACCTGAAGATGCTTCCACCCTGACAAAATAGACCCCCGCCGCGACATTCCGTCCTTCATTATCATCACCCGACCATACAAAAGAACGGTTTTGGTCTTCAACAGGGCAGTCGATACTCTTGATCAGTCTGCCGGTTACATCATAAATCTTGAGTTTGAACTCTTCGGCGCCTGAGAAGTCATTGAATTTAATCTGGAGTCGGCTCTTAAACGGAATCGGATACAATTGAAGCAAAGGAGCGGCTGTACCGTCGTCGAAACTCGACACATTTAAATTCCCGGACTGATAAGTACCTGAATTATATGAATCATACCTGAACTTGGGCCATTGAGCCGGCGTATCTGCGTCAAGATCAAAGACATAAAATTTATAACCATCGGCACCGAGCATGAGTTCCAGTCTGCCGTCGTTGTCAATATCATATAAAGCCGGCGAGGCCTCAATTCGATTGTTGAACTGCATCGGAAATCCCTCCATCTGTCCGCCGTCGTTCTGATAGGCGTAGAGGAACCAATCGGCTGACCCCACAATCACCTCTGCCCTGCCGTCACAATCAATATCCGCCGCCACCGGCAGCTTGGCGTCATGGCTGGAATCAGGAAACCCCGGCAGGGTGTTGCCGAGTGAATCGAATATCGCAAAACCGGTCTGGTAACCGCAGATAACCTCTGGTGCTCCGTCACCGGTGACGTCGCAGATGATCGGACTCCCCTCTATATCCGCCACACTGTAAAGTGTCTGATACCAGCGGATCGAGCCGTCGGCGTCGACGACATAGAGTCGCTCAGTCGAATCCGCATAAAAACAGATTTCAAATCTTGCATCACCGAAAAGGTCACCGAGCACCGTGGAATATTGAAGATTCCCGGGCTGAATGAAGATCGGAAAAGGAGACAGATAATTACCTGAACTGTCCCATACATAGAGTGAATCCCCCCTGCTTCCTCCGCAGCAGACGATTTCCAGTGAACCGTTCTGGTTTATATCACCGATCGCCGGGCTGCCGAGGGAGATACCGGGCAGATCTTTTAACAATCCATTACTTGAAAAAACCCCTGTGCCGTCGTGATGAAAAGCATATAAATCGGCATTGAGGGTCCAGATAAAGATCTCGAGATCACCGTCCTGGTCGATGTCGGCGAGTACCGGCGAGCCGATGATATTACCCGGTACAGACCTGGGCCAGCCGAACGGACAAACACCCTGATTATCGACTACATATAAATTATCCGTAGACCTTCTCACTCCGAAGACTATCTCGATGGTTCCATCTCCGTCAAGATCGCCCAGTGCCGGAGAGGTCCACACCTCGGCGGGATGGATGTCAAACAGGACACCGTCGTCAAGGACTGCTGAACCGTCATAATGCCAGGCATAGACATAACCTTCTTTACCGCAGACCACAATCTCAAGTCCAGGGTAGTACGGATCGATGTCGGCGAAATTGCAGGAAGAAAAGAGGTAATCATACACGGGTCTGGGCCAGCCCGGCGCAGGAGGTATATTGATCCTGCCGGAGACCGTATCAGAAGAGGCACTCTGATTTCTTGATGAATCCACTGCAACCACATAATAAAAATAAGTGGTATTATGCTGAACATTAAAGTCCTCAAACCGTGATGTCGGTTCCAGATAATTGTTCAACAATCGGTAATCGCCGTTGTACTGGGTGGCGCGATAAACACGGTAACCGATTGCTCCCGGCACCTGGAGCCACACGAGTTCAACTGAATTCTTTCTTCCGAAGACACGCAGTGATTCGGGAACCATCGGTGTATCGATGACCACTGATTGAGTGATGACCTTTTCGTTGCGGAAATATATTTCCAGATTGAATTCCAAAGGAACACCCGGATAATTAAGCAGTATTTCAAAAGGTTCTTCAGAATTCACCACTGAGTTGAATGGAATGAGAGGAAATGAAACAAGACTGTCCAGTATGGTCACTGTGTCGGAATCAGCGGTGATGACACCGTATACAGAATCCGCCGGTTCATGACCGAAGTTGGCTAAATACGGCAGGATCTCTATTGTATCACCAGACTTGAAAGCACGTTGGGTGAAATGTTCCATGACCGGTGCCGCACATATTATCTGAAAACTGTCACGTGTCAGATCAAAATCAGAGGTGATGTCGATTTCAAAATCAAGAGAGTAAAAGTCCGGAAGCGACCCGGAAACGTAAAAATGAAACGGAGTGATGTTCTCGCCGAATTCGGCTGCTTCGATATCCGGGAACGAAGCGGTATCGCAGACCATCGTAAGTAAACTGTCGGCGCAATCTATCCTGGCGGTTATGTTGTGCGCCGCGGCACCTCCTGTATTCTGGATTGTTAGGTACAACAATATATCTTCACCCGGATTAACCATCCCGTTCGAATTATGTGAAGTGTCTACTATTGTATGTTCTTTGTAGACAAGATGGGATTGTCCGGAAGCGACGAATACAGAGTCAATCCAGGGGATATAACCGGCGGAGCGGGAAGCCGCCGGAATATCCTGGATTCTGTACTTTAAATAACCGGGTGTTTCTGTCTTAACCGCGCGTTCAAGAAAACCGTCATAAATAGTATCGATGATGAACGTTTCGTTCTCTTTATAAAAGACAACAGTCGACGGTTGAGGCGGATTCACGGAGAGCCTTACGACGTCGTTCCCCACGTTCAGTGTGTCGGGCACAACGGTCACGTCGCTGTAATTCAAAGGAATGGTATCCCAGAGGCTCAATGTAGGATCGCCGAGCAAAGAGATTGAAAACTGATATAATCGATACCAATTATCCCATTGCGACTGTGAGATAAAAGGAACTTTTGTCCTGCCCAGGACTGCAGACAAAGGAAATGAAAAAAGCGAATCAAATTGTGATGTGGTATAGACCTCATGGATATAGGCTTCACTGAAACTCGTCGGTCCGATGTAGGCGACGCCGCCGCCATGAGGATTCAATAACCAGTGTTTACTGAGACAATCCGATTGGAAGGTATTGGTGTAGCATGTTATGACGAAAAGCACACCGTATAGATCCGTGTTATGAAGGTCGTCGAAAAAATAGATATCCGCCTGTTCGCGCGGGTTGTTCTTCACCCGTATGTTATTTATGTCGCCGTGTCCTATTCCGCAGACAATCCCGAAACCGGTGTAAAGGGAATCATATAATTCCTGCTTCGGTCTTTCGTTCAAAAAAGTAGTATCAAACCACACCGGTAGATGCTCGGCTATCCGTTTCGCCATAAAATAAGCGTCATTGGAAACATCCAGGTCTGAAGTGAAAAAGAGCGCCTTGTTCTGTATGGCGGTGAAGACCGGCTGTAAATATGAGCGGACTTTATTGAGATAATCATTTACTTCAAATGCATCCCTTGTCGGTAACCGACCTACGAAAACATCAGGATATAAATCCAATGAGTCCTCCACTTCTCCGAATTTCTCATTGCCGTTCTGATTCCAGGTGCCGTCGAGATCGGAAAAATAGAGGTCAGTAACGATATGAACAGGCCACTGGTTATATAAAGATGACATCCAGATCCAGCGGGTCGGAATCTCCGGAACATCTCCACCCAGCAGCACATAGACCACCCCCCACTTTGTCACCGCATCCTTCAGAAAATTTCTGATTCGCTCGGCGTCGTCTGTGCCCTGGTAGTGCTGCCTTATCCAGGTCAATGTCCTCACCACTGTGTTATAACCGCACAGTTTTTTGTAATGGGCGAATTTATTATAAACATCATAAAGCTGGTCCGTCGTGACGACAACCAGATCGACCGGTGCTCCGAGCAACGCCGGCAGATCAGTGACCGTCAGGTCCCGAATATTATCCTCCACACCGATTCGGGGTCTCTTTGAAGGATCATTCAGCTCCTCTTTATTGACGATCAAAGAAGAAACGAATCTGTCGGTCAACTCCTGTGCCGTCCTTGTCTGGCGCTCGGGTATGACATAACAATCATTCTCCTCGGTCTTGAATCTGACCTTCAATTTTTTTAAAATATGGAGTTTTCTGCTTTCAGGAAAGTATCTGAAAGGAACGACGCCGACCTGACAGACCTGATATCCTCTCATATTCCCTGAGTGGACAGAACAGACGATATCAACGGGATACGGGGTTTCCGAGTTGTATATAAAAGGATCGCAGGGAGTGAAGGCATATTCATCCAGCATAGACCCCCTGTTCTGCGCAGGATAAATATAAAAATCTCCGGGTAACTCGTCCCATTCTTCTTCGATTATTTCGACCGAGCTCACTTTTCTTTTCCGGGGTAAAAGATAATTAAAAGTGACGACGGGCAGTTCCGGAGCTCCGGGTGCCGACGTAGAAACTGAACCGGTGATCTCAATACGGTCGAATCCCTCTACCTTTACAATATCATATCTGAGCCCACCGATTGGCAGTTCATAGATCAGGTCAGCCGATGATATCCGGTAAAACACTAACAAAAAAAATAAAGGTAACTTTAAAACAAGCCTCTTCATCACTATCTGAATTATAAGGAATAAAGGAAAGATGTCAAGCTACAGGTATTTGTACCTATCCATCCATACAATTTATTGTGGTAGCAAACACTTACTTATTTTGACCTCCTTCTTTTAAAAAACTTCTCAATCTCAACCGCGACAAAAACGACTGAAGAAAGAAGCAAGGTCAATACAAGCTGAACCAAGTTCAATGGTTGAGTTTTGAATATTGGATTGAGGAAAGGTATATAAATAGTTGCCATCTGCAGAGCAAACGTCAAGAGAAATGCTCCCAGGAGAGGTTTGTTGGATAAAAATCCCAGAGCAAAAAAGGACTTCTTTTCGGATCTTATCGCAAGGACATTCCCCATCTGGTTAAGACAAAGAACTGTAAATACCATTGTCTGCCAGTGAGCATATCCTATTTTAATCGCCAACGCCTGTGTAAATATTGAGGTTATTCCCATCAAAAGTCCCACCCAGATAATATGATAGCCGAGACCATGGGCAAATATGCTTTCTTTTGGCTCCCTTGGCGGTCTTTTCATAATATCATCTTCAGGTGGTTCTGCTACTAAGGCAAGACCAGGAAGACCATCAGTTACCAGGTTAATCCAGAGGATGTGGATAGGCAAAACCGGGATTGGAAGGCCGAAAAAGGGTGCAAGAAATATTGTCCATATCTCGCCTGAATTGCTGGTCATGGTATATTTTATAAACTTTCTGATGTTATCAAATATTCTCCTGCCCTCTTTTATGGCGGCAACAATAGTCGCAAAATTATCGTCAAGAAGTACCATATCCGCGGCTTCTTTTGATACATCCGTCCCGGTAATGCCCATCGCAACGCCAATATCTGCTCTCCTTAAGGCCGGCGCATCATTGACGCCGTCGCCAGTCATTGCTACAAAATGACCTTTATCTTGCAATGCTTTAACTATCTTCAATTTATGTTCCGGCACCACCCGGGCATAAACCTTTATATGCTCAATTCTTTCTTTTAGATCATCTAAGGACATCTTCTCAAGCCTGTCGCCGGTAATTATTGCTTTGGAGTCGTCTTGTGATATACCAACCATTTTGGCTATTGTCTTGGCGGTGGAAGGGTGGTCTCCGGTTATCATTACAGGAGCTATTCCTGCGGTCATACACTTCCTAACCGCGTCCTTTGCTTCTTCTCGAGGAGGGTCCAACATTCCCACCAGGCCCAAAATAATAATTTCTTTTTCTACACTTTCAGGTGATATCTCTTCAGGAAGTTCATCCCACTCTCTCATACCAACACAAAGAACTCTCAATCCCCTGTCTGCCATATCTTCGCTTATCTTAAGAATCGTTTGCTGGTCTATGGGGCTTAATCCTTCAGAAGTTAATACTCTTGTTGCCTTTTCAAGCACACTTTCAAGCGCCCCCTTGGTAAAAGATACATATCTATTTTCCCAGGTATGGATGGTCGTCATGCGTTTTCTTTCAGAGTCAAAAGGGAGTTCATTTATTCTTAAAAACTTCTTTTCAATATCATCTTTATCAAAGCCTTTCTCACCGGCAAAGGAGAAAAGGGCAGTTTCTGTGGGGTCGCCCATGACCTTTTTTTCTGCGTCTATCTGCACGTCATTGCATAGCGCCAGCGCTCTCAATAACTGAACCTGGGGGCTTAATCGAGCTGTCTTGAGTCCCTCATTGTTTCTAACTTCTATTTCTTTTGCTCTCAATACCTTGCCATCCACAAACACTTCCTCCACCGTCATTCTGTTCAGGGTGAGCGTGCCGGTTTTATCAGAACAAATATAGGTGATGGAACCGAGTGTTTCCACGGCTGGAAGCTTTCTTATTAGAGCTTTTCGTTTCACCATTTTCTTAGCCCCAAGGGCAAGTGAAATTGTCACTACTGCCGGAAGTGCCTCGGGTATGGCTGCTACTGCAAGCGAAACAGCAACCAAAAATATTGAAATGGGTCTTTCTCCTCTTACAATACCCATTAAGAAAACAATACCACATATAGCAAGAACTGCTAAGGAAAGTTTCTGACCGAATTTAGCCAATTTTTTCTGCAAAGGCGTTTTTACTTCTTCTGCTTCTTGTAATAGAGATGCGATTCGACCCAGCTCGGTGTTCATGCCAGTAGCCACTACAATTCCCTTACCTCGTCCATAAGTAACTGTTGTACCTTTGAAAGCTATATTTTTTCTCTCCCCAAGGGGAAGTGTTGGCTCATCGAATTCACGTGTATTTTTTTCAACCGGGACTGATTCTCCCGTCAGAGGTGATTCATTTATTTTCATCTGCACCGCTTCGGTTAATCTTATGTCTGCCGGCACAATTTTTCCTGTTTCCAGGATTACTATATCACCGGGAACAAGCTCAGAAGCGTCAATACTGCGGGGCACTTTGTCTCTGATGACAGTAGCAATGGGCGCAGCCATTTCCTTCAATGCCTCGATTGCTTTCTCGGCGCGGTATTCTTGAACAAACCCGATCACCGCATTTATTACGACAATAACCATAATAGCAATAGTATCCTTGGGTTCACCAATAAGACCAGAGACGATTGCTGCTGCAATGAGGACAATAATCATAAAGTCTTTGAACTGATCCAGCAACATCATAAAAGGAGTTCTTTTTTTGAGCTCCTTTAACTTATTGGGGCCGTACCTCTGGAGTCTGTTGTCTGCTTCTTTAGAACTTAGTCCAGATGCGATGTCAGTATTTAAGGTTTTTTCAACTTTATGGATACTTCTGATATGCCACTTTTCCATATAACCTTCTTTGCCAATTATTTTATTGCTTCTGGAGTGTATTTTAATATGATTGCCACCAGATGGTCCGCAAATTAGTTTTCCGTCACTGGTATTTCTTTACAACCCTCAATGCCTCAACCAGTGAAGGTACATCAAACCATCTTCTTTTTGTCAGCTCATTAGTATACGCCTGATAGATTGTGCTGATTGCGTTGTAGAGTTCTTCGGGCAGTCGGGGTGGAGAAGTTTTAACATTTGTCTTCCAGTTAACTCGGTCGTTTTTCTTTGCCTCTTCCACATCCTTAAACCAGTCAGTACTACGATAATATATTCGGGCAACCTCTTTGCTCACGGGCAATCCTTCATAGGTAAATCTACATTCATCAAGGGTTCCCAAAGCATCAACAAGCACAAAATTTCTGTTCTCATCAAAACCAAGTTCAATCTTACCATCCTCATTGAACAGATCAAGACGGCGTGTCTCTTTTGTAATAAGTTCATTTACATTAGCTACCATCTTTTTCATTTCATCAAGTTCTGCATCAGATAAGACAGAAATTCTTTTTGCCTCATCCCAGGAAAGATACCTGTCAGTTACCTCAAGTTTTGTCGAGACATCATAGATCGGTTTATCAAGAACCTGACCTGGTTCAGGCATCTTATCAAGACCGATATCAGAAAGTTTCAAGGTTCCTTGATGCAGACGTTTGAATACCGATGAACCTGCAGGAAGAGCATTACGGTAGATAACCTCAAGCGGAATTAAAAAGTTATTCCTTTCTTTTTGGAAAATTGAATAATCATAGCCATCTCCGGTGAGTTGTGGTTTTATTACCCTCAGGATTTTGACCTCAATTGTGTTCGAAGGTTGGGTTAAATCATTCAATTTTTTAGGTTTGCCGTTTTCAACAACACCAAGATAGTGGGTCTTTATTCCGAGTTCTTCAGCCTTTTCAAAAAAGTAAGCAGTGGCAAGACAGATTGCTGACCCCTTGTTCAAAATATGGTCAGGCATCTCACCCCAGTCAAAGACCGAATAACGGTCGGAAAAGACAAAACGGCCAATACCCGCGGCTTTTTCTCCGGGCTGCTTTATTATATCCAAGTCTTTAACACTACCCATTTTGCAGCACCTCTTTATCGTTTTTTTCTATTTCACTTTTCTTTTTCTCTTGATACTCTTTTATGCGCTAGTTAAGTTCTCTATTCGTTAGCGCCAGTATCTTTGCCACGCATATTCCTTTCTTTCATATTACATTGTATTATACTTAAAAAAGCATCGAGGTCAATAAAATAACCGCTATAAAAATGAGTCTGAAAAAGAATCAGAATTTTGTGATGGCTAATCGTCGGGATTCGGGGCTATCTCCTCATATTCTATTAATAATATGCTGTTCTTTCCTGAAGAATCTTCATACTTTATGAATCGGTGGGGGTACTCTTTTTCAATCCAGAAATAGAAACGCCACTTAAAGAATAACACATGGGGTTTCAATTCCACCTTCCAGCAGTCGAACTCACCCAACTCCGCCGCAGTGACCTCCCCTTCTCCGACGACCGCCACATCGGCGTTGACGATCATAAATTCAGGAACATGAAATCGGATTTTTGTCTTGAAATCTTTATTATAATCGAATCCACGCAATGCATATTCGATTGCATGACGGTCGTATATGGGTTTGTCCGCGCCGTAACTCTGCCTGCGACCCTTGAAATAGACCTTGAACTTATCCTTCTTTGTTATCTCAAGTTCCACCTTATCACCCACGGTCTTTTTGACGTAGAGGGTACTCATATCGAGCGTATCGAAGAGAACCTCAAGCCTTCTATCCTCCCACTCGTAGACCACCCGATATCCTGTCGAATCCTTTGCCGCGGTGAGGTGCATGGTCCCTATCTTTCCTTTATCATTGGTTTCGTATACCATAATCTCTTTATCAGGCAGAAGAAGCAACAGGAATAATAAAATACTCATTTTACATACTCCACCTTGATTCCTCGAGGCAGCAACCGGGTCACAACACCGTTCCTGCCGCAGGACGGACTTCTGCTTTTCAGAATTATTCTCTTTACACCGAATTTCTTTGCAATCTTCAAAAACTCACGGGCGCCGCGCTGAAAATTCTTGGTGACGTCGACCCCCAGCTCATTAATCACCCTGCTCCCTTTGATTCGATTCCTGGGCCGTGGTGTGGTAAGGCCGCCGAGCTGTTCCGGACAGGCGAAGAGCAGACAGTTTTTTTCCGCCAGTTCCGCTACCTTTTTTCGATAAGCATTCTTGCCGTCGTAGCGGCAATTGATACCGATAAGACAGGCACTTACAAGGATCCTTTCCATATCAATACATCATTTCGACAGGTTGTCCAAAATCTCAAGGATCTGCAGGACGTCATCGACTTCATAATCCGCGCCTGATTCAGTGGTCCTGAAGCGATCGCCGTAACGCGCAAAGACCGTCTTCATCCCGAGTGATTTTGCACCGACGATATCCCGTTCCACCCAATCGCCGACCATCATCGCCTCTTCTGGTTCGATATTCAATCGATGGAGCGCCTTTTTAAACGGCTCGGGGTCGGGTTTTCTCTTATTGGTATCTTCAAAGGTGATGACCACATCAAAGATATGGTGAAGGTTCAACTGACAGAGCCGCAGCCATGCCTGAAGCCGCGGGGCGTCACTCACCACGGCGAGTTTCAACCCCCGTTTGATGAGCTCCATAAGGGTCAGTTGTACATGAGGATAGAGTACAAGCGCCGCCTCCCGCGCCCGCCGGTAACCGATGATTCCGGCGGCATGGATTCGATAATCTATGCCGCCGAATTCTTTGATCAAAAATTTATCAAAAACCTTTTGGTCTTCAATCCCTTCTTCATCATAGATTTTATAGATCTTCTCTTTCGCCTCTTCGTGGGAAATCTTCAAACCAGCATCGATCATCGCTGCGACCGCAGCCTCCACGGCTGCTTCTTTCATCGCCATAAAATCGACAAGTGTATTATCAAGGTCAAAAATAACCGCTTTTATCATAACTCTTTTCGGAAGATCGCCGCCGCCTTTTCAGGGGCGAAACGGTTGATATAAAAACCGGTTCCCAGTTCAAAACCGGTCCGTCGGTAAAGGCGCGGGGTGATTTCAATATGCCAGTGAAAATCATCTTTGATCGTCTTCCAGTAATTGGATTTGGGCAGAAGATTCGGACTGTTGTTGATTATGAGATTATACGGTGGGTCATTGAGTACCTTGTACATCACCTTGAAAATCCGTTTGAGCACCATTGCAAGGTCTCCTGTCTCTTCTTCGGTTATAAGGGTATAGCTGAAAGAGTGGCGCTTCGGAAGAATCAAAATTTCAAAAGGAAATCTTGAGGCGTACGGCGCAATCACGACGAATTTATCGCTCTGAAAAATAAGTCTGTCCGCCATCTCAATCTCCTGCTGGATGATGTCGCAGAACAGACATCTTTCTTTATAACTGTAATATTCGCGTGCGCCGTTCAGTTTCTGCTTCACTCTGATCGGAGTCGCGGGTAAAGCGATCAGGTCTGAATGCGGATGGTCGATCGTCGATGCTCCAGCGGCACGCCCGTGATTTTTAAAAATGAGGATGTAACGCAATCTTTTATCTTTATGGAGGTCTTCAATCCTCAACCGATATGTCTCCAGAACCAGTTTAATCTGTTCCCGGGGCAGTTCGAAAAAATTCGGGATATGACGGGGTGATTCAACAATAACCTCATTCGCAC includes:
- the purC gene encoding phosphoribosylaminoimidazolesuccinocarboxamide synthase gives rise to the protein MGSVKDLDIIKQPGEKAAGIGRFVFSDRYSVFDWGEMPDHILNKGSAICLATAYFFEKAEELGIKTHYLGVVENGKPKKLNDLTQPSNTIEVKILRVIKPQLTGDGYDYSIFQKERNNFLIPLEVIYRNALPAGSSVFKRLHQGTLKLSDIGLDKMPEPGQVLDKPIYDVSTKLEVTDRYLSWDEAKRISVLSDAELDEMKKMVANVNELITKETRRLDLFNEDGKIELGFDENRNFVLVDALGTLDECRFTYEGLPVSKEVARIYYRSTDWFKDVEEAKKNDRVNWKTNVKTSPPRLPEELYNAISTIYQAYTNELTKRRWFDVPSLVEALRVVKKYQ
- a CDS encoding T9SS type A sorting domain-containing protein, coding for MMKRLVLKLPLFFLLVFYRISSADLIYELPIGGLRYDIVKVEGFDRIEITGSVSTSAPGAPELPVVTFNYLLPRKRKVSSVEIIEEEWDELPGDFYIYPAQNRGSMLDEYAFTPCDPFIYNSETPYPVDIVCSVHSGNMRGYQVCQVGVVPFRYFPESRKLHILKKLKVRFKTEENDCYVIPERQTRTAQELTDRFVSSLIVNKEELNDPSKRPRIGVEDNIRDLTVTDLPALLGAPVDLVVVTTDQLYDVYNKFAHYKKLCGYNTVVRTLTWIRQHYQGTDDAERIRNFLKDAVTKWGVVYVLLGGDVPEIPTRWIWMSSLYNQWPVHIVTDLYFSDLDGTWNQNGNEKFGEVEDSLDLYPDVFVGRLPTRDAFEVNDYLNKVRSYLQPVFTAIQNKALFFTSDLDVSNDAYFMAKRIAEHLPVWFDTTFLNERPKQELYDSLYTGFGIVCGIGHGDINNIRVKNNPREQADIYFFDDLHNTDLYGVLFVITCYTNTFQSDCLSKHWLLNPHGGGVAYIGPTSFSEAYIHEVYTTSQFDSLFSFPLSAVLGRTKVPFISQSQWDNWYRLYQFSISLLGDPTLSLWDTIPLNYSDVTVVPDTLNVGNDVVRLSVNPPQPSTVVFYKENETFIIDTIYDGFLERAVKTETPGYLKYRIQDIPAASRSAGYIPWIDSVFVASGQSHLVYKEHTIVDTSHNSNGMVNPGEDILLYLTIQNTGGAAAHNITARIDCADSLLTMVCDTASFPDIEAAEFGENITPFHFYVSGSLPDFYSLDFEIDITSDFDLTRDSFQIICAAPVMEHFTQRAFKSGDTIEILPYLANFGHEPADSVYGVITADSDTVTILDSLVSFPLIPFNSVVNSEEPFEILLNYPGVPLEFNLEIYFRNEKVITQSVVIDTPMVPESLRVFGRKNSVELVWLQVPGAIGYRVYRATQYNGDYRLLNNYLEPTSRFEDFNVQHNTTYFYYVVAVDSSRNQSASSDTVSGRINIPPAPGWPRPVYDYLFSSCNFADIDPYYPGLEIVVCGKEGYVYAWHYDGSAVLDDGVLFDIHPAEVWTSPALGDLDGDGTIEIVFGVRRSTDNLYVVDNQGVCPFGWPRSVPGNIIGSPVLADIDQDGDLEIFIWTLNADLYAFHHDGTGVFSSNGLLKDLPGISLGSPAIGDINQNGSLEIVCCGGSRGDSLYVWDSSGNYLSPFPIFIQPGNLQYSTVLGDLFGDARFEICFYADSTERLYVVDADGSIRWYQTLYSVADIEGSPIICDVTGDGAPEVICGYQTGFAIFDSLGNTLPGFPDSSHDAKLPVAADIDCDGRAEVIVGSADWFLYAYQNDGGQMEGFPMQFNNRIEASPALYDIDNDGRLELMLGADGYKFYVFDLDADTPAQWPKFRYDSYNSGTYQSGNLNVSSFDDGTAAPLLQLYPIPFKSRLQIKFNDFSGAEEFKLKIYDVTGRLIKSIDCPVEDQNRSFVWSGDDNEGRNVAAGVYFVRVEASSGDITQKVVRVR
- a CDS encoding calcium-translocating P-type ATPase, PMCA-type, coding for MEKWHIRSIHKVEKTLNTDIASGLSSKEADNRLQRYGPNKLKELKKRTPFMMLLDQFKDFMIIVLIAAAIVSGLIGEPKDTIAIMVIVVINAVIGFVQEYRAEKAIEALKEMAAPIATVIRDKVPRSIDASELVPGDIVILETGKIVPADIRLTEAVQMKINESPLTGESVPVEKNTREFDEPTLPLGERKNIAFKGTTVTYGRGKGIVVATGMNTELGRIASLLQEAEEVKTPLQKKLAKFGQKLSLAVLAICGIVFLMGIVRGERPISIFLVAVSLAVAAIPEALPAVVTISLALGAKKMVKRKALIRKLPAVETLGSITYICSDKTGTLTLNRMTVEEVFVDGKVLRAKEIEVRNNEGLKTARLSPQVQLLRALALCNDVQIDAEKKVMGDPTETALFSFAGEKGFDKDDIEKKFLRINELPFDSERKRMTTIHTWENRYVSFTKGALESVLEKATRVLTSEGLSPIDQQTILKISEDMADRGLRVLCVGMREWDELPEEISPESVEKEIIILGLVGMLDPPREEAKDAVRKCMTAGIAPVMITGDHPSTAKTIAKMVGISQDDSKAIITGDRLEKMSLDDLKERIEHIKVYARVVPEHKLKIVKALQDKGHFVAMTGDGVNDAPALRRADIGVAMGITGTDVSKEAADMVLLDDNFATIVAAIKEGRRIFDNIRKFIKYTMTSNSGEIWTIFLAPFFGLPIPVLPIHILWINLVTDGLPGLALVAEPPEDDIMKRPPREPKESIFAHGLGYHIIWVGLLMGITSIFTQALAIKIGYAHWQTMVFTVLCLNQMGNVLAIRSEKKSFFALGFLSNKPLLGAFLLTFALQMATIYIPFLNPIFKTQPLNLVQLVLTLLLSSVVFVAVEIEKFFKRRRSK
- a CDS encoding DUF523 domain-containing protein, giving the protein MERILVSACLIGINCRYDGKNAYRKKVAELAEKNCLLFACPEQLGGLTTPRPRNRIKGSRVINELGVDVTKNFQRGAREFLKIAKKFGVKRIILKSRSPSCGRNGVVTRLLPRGIKVEYVK